The following is a genomic window from Niveispirillum cyanobacteriorum.
GCTATACCAAGTCCGCCGACGGGTTCTTTGCCCGGCCTGCGGGTGGCATGTTCCGGGACCTCTATGAGGATTTCCGGGCCGTGCCGGTGGAAGCCTGGATCATCCTTGCGGTGGCCACCGGTTTGAGCAACCTTTTCATTGCCCTTGCCTGAAGGAGACCCCGACATGGGCATTTTTTCCCGCCTCGGCGACATCGTCAATTCGAACATCAACGCCATCCTGGATCGCGCTGAGGACCCGGAAAAGCTGGTCCGGCTGATCATCCAGGAGATGGAAGACACGCTGGTCGAAGTCCGCTCCTCCGCTGTTAAGACAGTGGCGGAGAAGAAGGAGATTGAACGCCGCCTCTCCGAAATCCGCCGCGAGTCGGAGGATTGGCAGCGCAAGGCCGAATTCGCCCTGTCCAAGGACCGTGAAGACCTGGCCAAGGGTGCCCTGGTCGCCAAGGCCAAGCTGGCCGAGGCCGCAGAGCAGATGTCCAGCGAGCTGGGCCGTCTGGACAGCGCACTGGCCAAGACCAACGAGGATATCGGCGCGCTCCAGGTCAAGCTGGCCGACGCCAAGACCCGCGAAAAGACCTTGATTGCGCGGCATAAAACCGCCACCAACCGTCTGAAGGTCCGCACCCAGCTTTACGATGACCGCATCACGGACGCCTTCTCTCGCTTCGAGCAGGTTGAACGTAATCTCGATGTGTTGGAAGGTCGCTCTGAAGTGCTGGGCATGGGCCGCGGCGCCAAGAGCCTGGAGGACGAGATCGCCGAGCTGGAAGCCGAGTCCAAGGTGGAATCGGAACTGGCGGCGCTCAAGGCCAAGCTCGCGGCCAAGGATCAGCAGGGGTAACCCCGACCGGGGCGCCCCTCGCGTCGGGAATGCAGGGGGGCCGCCCGCACTGGGCTGTGCCTTGGGATAAGGGGGGCAACTATGCCTGAAGGAGTATTTGTCGTCGCCGTCATCTTCATGGTGATCGTGGCGCCCGTCTGGATCATCTTCCACTACGTGACCCGCTGGCGCATCGCCAAGACGCTGTCAGCCGATGATGAGCAGATGCTGTCCGAACTCTGGCATTCCGCCAACAAGATGGAAGACCGCATCCGTCAGCTGGAAAAAATCCTGGATGCCGAGGCGCCGGGCTGGAGGGCGAAAGCATGAGCGACCGCCACGGCCCCGGCACCCCGCCGCCCTTCCCCGGTCGCGACCAGTATCGGTCGCGGTCGGGGCGCGGTTCCGGGCACAACCGGAACTGGGAACAGGAATATTTCGGC
Proteins encoded in this region:
- the pspA gene encoding phage shock protein PspA → MGIFSRLGDIVNSNINAILDRAEDPEKLVRLIIQEMEDTLVEVRSSAVKTVAEKKEIERRLSEIRRESEDWQRKAEFALSKDREDLAKGALVAKAKLAEAAEQMSSELGRLDSALAKTNEDIGALQVKLADAKTREKTLIARHKTATNRLKVRTQLYDDRITDAFSRFEQVERNLDVLEGRSEVLGMGRGAKSLEDEIAELEAESKVESELAALKAKLAAKDQQG
- the pspB gene encoding envelope stress response membrane protein PspB → MPEGVFVVAVIFMVIVAPVWIIFHYVTRWRIAKTLSADDEQMLSELWHSANKMEDRIRQLEKILDAEAPGWRAKA